In one window of Mobiluncus massiliensis DNA:
- the rplK gene encoding 50S ribosomal protein L11 has product MAKKKVIGVIKLQIQAGGANPAPPIGPALSQHGVNIMEFCKDYNAKTESMRGSVVPVEITVYEDHSFDYVLKTSPASEMIRKAAGVQKGSGTPNTVKVANLTWDQVEKIASEKMQDLNANDIEAAKKIIAGTARSMGITVG; this is encoded by the coding sequence ATGGCTAAGAAGAAAGTAATCGGAGTTATCAAACTCCAGATTCAAGCCGGTGGGGCAAACCCGGCACCGCCGATTGGCCCGGCATTGAGCCAACACGGCGTGAACATTATGGAATTCTGCAAGGACTACAACGCCAAGACCGAGTCGATGCGCGGCTCCGTGGTTCCTGTGGAAATCACCGTTTACGAGGATCACAGCTTCGACTACGTGCTGAAGACCTCGCCGGCCTCCGAGATGATTCGCAAGGCAGCGGGCGTTCAGAAGGGTTCGGGCACCCCGAACACCGTCAAGGTAGCGAATCTGACCTGGGATCAGGTAGAAAAGATCGCTTCGGAAAAAATGCAAGACCTCAACGCTAATGACATCGAGGCCGCGAAAAAGATTATCGCGGGTACCGCTCGGTCCATGGGCATCACGGTCGGTTAA
- the rplA gene encoding 50S ribosomal protein L1 translates to MKHAKKYNEAAKKILPDTLYPIDDAFKLVKETSSVKFDATVEVAMRLNVDPRKADQMVRGTVSLPHGTGKTARVLVFAVGDKAADAEAAGADEVGGDELIEKVSKGYTDFDVAVATPDLMGKVGRLGKVLGPRGLMPNPKTGTVTMDVAKAVKDIKGGRIEFRVDKHANLQFIVGKCSFEAAQLAENFRAVLEEVERLRPSTIKGRYIKKASISTTMGPSIPLSLAVKE, encoded by the coding sequence ATGAAACACGCCAAGAAATACAATGAGGCCGCGAAGAAGATTCTTCCCGACACTCTCTATCCCATCGACGACGCCTTCAAGCTGGTCAAGGAAACTTCCAGCGTGAAGTTCGACGCGACCGTAGAGGTTGCGATGCGTCTGAACGTTGACCCCCGCAAGGCTGATCAGATGGTGCGCGGCACCGTTTCTCTGCCTCACGGCACCGGCAAAACCGCTCGGGTCCTGGTTTTTGCTGTAGGTGATAAGGCCGCTGATGCCGAGGCGGCGGGCGCTGACGAGGTCGGTGGGGACGAACTGATTGAGAAGGTTTCCAAAGGCTACACCGACTTTGATGTGGCCGTAGCGACTCCTGACTTGATGGGCAAGGTCGGTCGCTTGGGTAAGGTGCTCGGCCCGCGCGGCCTGATGCCGAACCCCAAGACCGGTACCGTCACCATGGACGTGGCGAAGGCGGTCAAGGACATCAAGGGTGGGCGTATCGAGTTCCGCGTTGACAAGCACGCTAACCTGCAGTTCATCGTCGGTAAGTGCTCGTTTGAGGCCGCCCAGTTGGCCGAGAACTTCCGCGCTGTGCTGGAGGAAGTTGAGCGTCTGCGTCCCTCTACCATCAAGGGCCGTTACATTAAGAAGGCTTCCATCTCAACGACGATGGGTCCTTCGATTCCGCTGTCCTTAGCGGTTAAGGAATAG
- a CDS encoding 4Fe-4S dicluster domain-containing protein, whose product MKDSLRELLRFLSAGEVPETLILACDHSPRPRVPRRACALHYDACWGEAPLGSLAQILALGVGRIAFVPCSRDGGLRRLLRLGEEVFPGRLRLWEEPHQGRFAGKWLEVSRLGVSRRSFLGLSTTCALDLNANWQERSAQAFALLGVSEPPPDPPPSWTLQVSTCSVCGVCVAACPHQALSLTPDPEDANLLTLTQDLARCEADGACLKLCPARALSVQGHPTWAEIHDGATRTLTAVKTKVCPSCHNRLPATAGELCPLCAFRQDHPFGSAMPMHFSHD is encoded by the coding sequence ATGAAAGACTCCCTGCGCGAACTGCTGCGCTTCTTGAGCGCGGGGGAAGTTCCCGAAACCCTCATTCTGGCGTGCGACCACAGCCCCCGGCCGCGTGTGCCCCGCCGGGCGTGCGCGCTGCATTACGATGCCTGCTGGGGCGAGGCGCCTTTGGGCTCGCTCGCGCAGATTCTGGCACTGGGTGTGGGGCGTATTGCTTTCGTGCCGTGTTCCAGGGACGGGGGCTTGCGTCGGCTGCTGCGGCTCGGCGAGGAGGTTTTTCCCGGCCGCTTACGCCTGTGGGAAGAACCGCACCAGGGCAGGTTTGCCGGAAAATGGCTCGAAGTTTCGCGTCTCGGGGTGTCTCGCCGGTCATTCTTAGGGCTATCCACCACGTGCGCCCTGGACTTGAACGCCAACTGGCAGGAACGCAGCGCTCAGGCTTTTGCTCTGCTGGGGGTGAGCGAGCCGCCGCCGGACCCGCCGCCGTCATGGACCTTGCAGGTCAGCACATGTAGCGTTTGCGGAGTATGCGTCGCCGCGTGTCCACACCAGGCTTTGTCCCTCACGCCTGACCCCGAGGACGCCAATCTGCTGACCCTCACGCAAGACCTAGCGCGCTGCGAAGCTGACGGTGCCTGCCTGAAACTGTGCCCGGCTCGCGCCCTGTCGGTACAAGGCCACCCCACTTGGGCAGAAATCCACGATGGTGCCACCCGAACCCTGACCGCGGTGAAAACGAAAGTCTGCCCCTCGTGCCACAACCGTTTACCCGCCACTGCGGGCGAGCTCTGCCCCTTGTGCGCCTTCCGACAGGACCACCCCTTCGGCTCGGCTATGCCCATGCATTTCTCACATGATTAG
- a CDS encoding molecular chaperone TorD family protein gives MSQRVDAPYLDAFAASFLVLGRLHLGHATEGTRRDIYSQLSDWPFWCEPSPLPELADLETDAHAAHTRGIDLLQRSWESHEDDETIRMDQDFLYGVSAHARVSPFESVHVGEEQLVFDTETIQVRMYYSRLGLQAPRLHTEPDDHLGLEFAFLSQGCQQMMTALEQDRMEDYTRVRDIVAAFTAEHPLRWVPATLREAEAQSQTAWMQGVEALSYATFASWCVTLSSQGLVPCTDVVSGFAAPYRGITAAHKGVAAGKFGDPGVPGETRETASAAAPLTGKSGKLSEPGNPGDHASENPTR, from the coding sequence ATGAGTCAGCGCGTTGACGCTCCCTATCTCGATGCTTTCGCGGCGTCTTTTTTGGTCCTGGGCCGTCTACACCTGGGCCACGCCACCGAGGGCACCCGCCGCGACATTTACTCGCAACTCTCGGACTGGCCTTTTTGGTGCGAACCGTCCCCCCTCCCGGAGCTGGCTGACCTCGAGACGGACGCCCACGCCGCCCACACCCGCGGCATTGACCTGCTGCAACGTTCTTGGGAGAGCCACGAGGACGATGAGACGATTCGCATGGATCAGGATTTCCTCTACGGGGTTTCGGCCCATGCCCGAGTTTCGCCTTTCGAGTCGGTTCATGTTGGCGAGGAGCAACTGGTTTTCGATACCGAGACGATTCAAGTCCGGATGTACTACTCTCGGCTGGGTTTGCAGGCTCCCCGGCTGCACACCGAACCGGACGACCACCTCGGGCTGGAGTTCGCCTTTCTGTCTCAGGGCTGCCAGCAAATGATGACGGCGCTGGAACAGGACCGGATGGAGGATTACACCCGCGTGCGCGACATCGTGGCGGCTTTCACGGCCGAACACCCCTTGCGGTGGGTTCCCGCGACTTTGCGCGAGGCCGAGGCGCAGTCTCAAACCGCCTGGATGCAAGGGGTGGAGGCCCTGAGCTACGCCACTTTCGCGTCTTGGTGCGTGACTCTGTCGAGCCAGGGTCTGGTTCCCTGTACGGACGTGGTGTCGGGGTTCGCCGCTCCCTACCGGGGCATTACGGCTGCTCACAAGGGAGTTGCGGCGGGCAAGTTCGGCGACCCGGGAGTGCCGGGGGAAACTCGTGAAACCGCGAGCGCTGCCGCTCCCCTGACCGGCAAGTCTGGCAAACTTAGCGAACCCGGAAACCCCGGCGACCACGCTTCGGAAAACCCCACCCGATGA
- a CDS encoding DmsC/YnfH family molybdoenzyme membrane anchor subunit, giving the protein MEELPMILFTVIAQMAVGAFWALGLVQLLGRLRKLPGEAIDRVTDTSLFAVGPLLILGFFAAFFHLNDPFHAPFTLMHVGSSWLSRELLSGVLFGGFGFVFALCQWNKWLGRTVRDVLAVLTALSGLALLVSMSGVYCSLRTIPAWHTPAVPVFFFASALLTGPLAVALSLLLVWKKALSATELPEAKGWRSRLAVGQIDDDLKSLVHSAMQILTIVGAASGIVIMITYPAYLLGLHQQGGAAAQVADVISGGFLTCRLILLGLAVIGAGVFAFTQIRLHSQPTTTLTALLCGSLLLAFISELMGRAVHYEGLWHVGLNTVQNVIAP; this is encoded by the coding sequence ATGGAAGAACTCCCTATGATTCTGTTTACCGTCATCGCCCAGATGGCAGTCGGGGCTTTTTGGGCTCTGGGGCTCGTCCAGCTGCTGGGACGTCTCCGCAAACTGCCTGGTGAAGCCATAGACCGGGTGACCGACACGTCTCTGTTCGCGGTTGGACCGCTGCTGATTCTCGGTTTCTTCGCGGCATTTTTCCACCTGAACGACCCGTTCCACGCCCCGTTCACCCTGATGCACGTCGGTTCCTCGTGGCTCAGCCGCGAACTGTTGAGCGGGGTGCTGTTCGGCGGTTTCGGCTTCGTTTTCGCCCTGTGCCAGTGGAATAAGTGGCTGGGCCGTACTGTCCGCGATGTGCTGGCGGTCCTCACCGCCTTGAGCGGGCTGGCTCTGCTGGTCTCGATGAGCGGAGTGTACTGCTCGCTGCGGACGATTCCGGCGTGGCACACCCCCGCGGTTCCCGTGTTCTTCTTTGCTTCGGCTCTGTTGACCGGTCCGCTCGCGGTGGCGCTGAGTCTGCTGCTGGTGTGGAAAAAGGCACTGTCCGCGACCGAACTACCCGAGGCAAAGGGATGGCGTTCGCGTCTCGCGGTGGGCCAGATTGACGACGACCTGAAGTCGCTGGTGCATTCCGCTATGCAAATCCTCACCATTGTGGGGGCGGCCAGCGGCATCGTCATCATGATTACCTACCCGGCTTACCTTTTGGGTCTGCATCAGCAGGGCGGGGCGGCGGCACAAGTCGCTGACGTCATCTCGGGTGGTTTCCTGACCTGCCGCCTGATTCTGCTGGGTCTCGCCGTCATCGGCGCTGGCGTATTTGCGTTCACTCAGATTCGTTTGCATTCGCAGCCCACGACCACCCTGACGGCGTTGTTGTGCGGTTCGTTGCTGCTGGCGTTCATCAGCGAACTCATGGGCCGTGCCGTCCACTACGAGGGCTTGTGGCATGTAGGCTTGAATACAGTGCAAAACGTTATCGCACCCTAA
- a CDS encoding DMSO/selenate family reductase complex B subunit: MAEDFTKAGAKYGFYFNQTRCNGCKACQIACIDKHDLPLGVHWRKVAEYSGGTWKVQGNTFQPKVFAYYVSISCNHCENPICMEVCPTTAMSRREDGTVYVDESKCVGCRYCQWACPYGAPQLNPETGHMSKCDLCYDYRSEGKDPACVAACPSRALEWGPIEELRKKHGDLNGIAPLPDPSLTDPHLVIEAHRDAEPWDQPTGEITNPKEI, from the coding sequence ATGGCTGAAGACTTCACTAAAGCTGGCGCCAAGTACGGGTTCTATTTCAATCAGACCCGCTGCAACGGCTGCAAAGCCTGCCAGATCGCCTGTATCGACAAACACGACCTGCCGCTGGGCGTGCACTGGCGCAAAGTCGCGGAATACTCCGGAGGGACCTGGAAAGTCCAAGGCAACACCTTCCAACCGAAAGTGTTTGCCTACTACGTTTCCATCTCTTGCAACCACTGCGAAAACCCGATTTGCATGGAGGTTTGCCCCACTACCGCGATGAGTCGCCGCGAGGACGGAACCGTGTACGTGGACGAATCTAAGTGCGTGGGCTGCCGTTACTGCCAGTGGGCTTGCCCCTACGGCGCACCTCAGCTCAACCCGGAAACCGGACACATGTCGAAGTGCGACCTGTGCTACGACTACCGCTCGGAGGGTAAAGACCCGGCCTGTGTCGCGGCCTGCCCCTCGCGCGCTTTGGAATGGGGTCCCATCGAGGAACTCCGTAAGAAACACGGCGACCTCAACGGGATCGCTCCCCTGCCCGACCCGTCTTTGACGGATCCGCACCTGGTCATCGAAGCGCACCGGGACGCGGAACCGTGGGATCAACCCACCGGCGAAATCACCAACCCGAAGGAGATCTGA